The Myxococcota bacterium DNA window GCTCGTTCGTGGTGAACTCGTCGCAGGGCGGCGGCTCGAAGGACACCTGGGTCCTCGAAGAGACGGGAACGCGCTGATGCTCGCGCGCCACGCCGAGGACCTGTTCTGGGCCGGCCGCTACCTGGAGCGCGCCGAGGACACCGCGCGCATGCTCGACGTGACCTACCACGGGCTGCTCGAGGGCGGCTCGGCCGACGAGGAGTCGGCGTGGCGCACGCTGCTCGAGGCGCTGCACCTCGCGCACCCGTTCTACGCCGCGCACCCGGAGATCTCGGCGCGCGCGGTGGCGCAGTTCCTGGTCGCGGATCCCGCGCAGCCGAGCTCGATCATCGCCGCGATCGCGCGCGCGCGCGACAACGCGCGCACTGTGCGCGAGCACCTCTCGACCGAGCTGTGGGAGGCGCTGAACGCGTGCTTCCTCGAGCTGCGCGCGCGCGACCTCGAGTCCGAGCTCGCCGCGCAGCCGTACGAGCTCTACCGCGAGATCCGCACCCGCTGCCAGATGATCGCGGGCGCGGGCTCCGAGACGATGCCGCGCTCGGACCCGTACCGGTTCCTCCTGCTCGGCCGGCTGATCGAGCGCGCCGAGATGACCTGCCGGATGCTGCGCGTGCGCACGGCGCGCCGCCAGGCGCGCGGCGCCTTCCACGACTTCGTACTGGTGCTGAACTCGGTGTCGGCGCTCGAGGCCTACACGCGCGCGCACGGTGCGGAGATCGATCCGGCGCGGGTGGTCGCGTTCCTCTTGCTGGCGCCCGATTTCCCGCGCAGCGTGCTGTTCTGCGTGCGCGGCGCGGACAACCTGCTCGCGCAGCTCGAGGGCGGCGCAGCGATCGCGCGGCCGCGCCGCTGCCTGGGCCGGATTCGTGCCGAGCTCGAGTACCAGGACGCCGACGAGCTGCGCGCCTTCGGCGAACGCGGCGTGCTCGACCGCGCGCAGGCCGGCATCTGGGAGGTCGCAGAGCTGGTCGAGGAGAGCTTCTTCGCGAGCGGGCCCGCGCCGCAGCGACACATCTTCGGGTCGGAGCTGGCGTGATGGAGCTGTTCGAGATCCGCTACCGCACGCTGTTCCGCTATCCGCAGGCGGTCTGGGACTCGCACAACGT harbors:
- a CDS encoding alpha-E domain-containing protein, with the protein product MLARHAEDLFWAGRYLERAEDTARMLDVTYHGLLEGGSADEESAWRTLLEALHLAHPFYAAHPEISARAVAQFLVADPAQPSSIIAAIARARDNARTVREHLSTELWEALNACFLELRARDLESELAAQPYELYREIRTRCQMIAGAGSETMPRSDPYRFLLLGRLIERAEMTCRMLRVRTARRQARGAFHDFVLVLNSVSALEAYTRAHGAEIDPARVVAFLLLAPDFPRSVLFCVRGADNLLAQLEGGAAIARPRRCLGRIRAELEYQDADELRAFGERGVLDRAQAGIWEVAELVEESFFASGPAPQRHIFGSELA